Genomic DNA from Synechococcus sp. UW179A:
TCCCGAAGAGATAAAGAATCGACCAGCGGAACAGTCCTTTAGCGCGATCAGTGCTGTCAGGGTCTTCAGCGAGTTTGCCGATCATCTGCAGCAGGCGTCCATTGAAGGGAAGCACTAAAAGGCCATAGAAAAGCCCACCCTCAGGCAGTGCCCAGATCCCAAGCATGCTGATTAGAACCGTTGCCCAGCCATAACGGCGAATGGCGCGCGCTGTAACGACAGACCCTTTCACGACAGGAAGCATGGGAATGCCGACCGCCCGGTAGTCATCGCGCAGAAGCAGGGCCAGAGCCCAGAAATGCGCCGGCGTCCACACCATCACTAGAGCAAACAGCCACCAGCCACTCAGCCCCACATGGCCGGTGGCTGCGGCTGCACCTACCAGAGGAGGGATGGCACCAGCGACACCTCCAACCACGATGTTCTGAGGGGTCCTTGGCTTGAGCAGTGCCGTATAAAGCAGGACATAACTGCAGAGCCCCAGCAGCGAAAGCCCTGCGGCGAGACAATTCACACCACTAACGAGCAGCATTGCCGCCGCAAGTGTGCAGGAGACAGCACCGGCGAAAGCGGCTGTTGGAGACAATCGACCCGAAGGCAGAGCACGGCCGCTTGTGCGCTGCATGCGGCCATCAAGCTCCTGCTCCCATAAACAATTGAGGACTCCTGCGGCGGCTGCGGCGAGAGCTCCCCCGCCGAGTGTGCAGACCAGTCTCGGAGAGGAGAGTGGCCAGCCCTCGGTCAAGGCCATGCCACCGAGTGTCGTGGCCAGCAGCAGAGGGATTAGTCGCGGTTTGGCCACCTCAAGCCAGGGAGGAAGTTTGATGCGTTTGCGCGAAGGAACAACCTGTTCGCGCGTGAGCGGAGCCGAGGCTGCAGCTGTGGCGGAACTAGCCATGACAGGCCTCCAGGGCAGAAGAGTCGAGAACGACGGGGAGTGGATTAGATGAAGGGGGTTGACGCCTGCAGGTCAGTCCTGCAAGAACCGCGACAAGAAGACAAGCCACGAGCTGATGAGCCACGGTCACTGCGGGCTGTGAAAGGCCAAGACGCAGAGTGGTGACACCAAGGCCGATCTGTGTGACGACGAGCAGAGGAGCCATCAGCAGAAGCGGCCATTGCTCTCGCCCCCAGCGCCCACTGAGCAGGGCCACCAGGACGAAAAGCAGCACACTTAAAGCTGCTGGCGTGGCTGCGGCACGATGCCAATGCAACCATTGGCAAGACTGACCTGCTTCAAGACAGCGCTGAGAGGCCCAAGACGTAGCCATGCCAGCACCGAGGAGGCACTGGCCAGAAACCGCCAACACGCTCAATGAGCCGAAAACGGTCCACCAGCGAGGCGGCGCGACGGACTGGGGGCCTGCCAAAAGTGTCTGGGTAAGACCACTGACCGTGATCACCAGGGTGAGCGCTAGAGCCAGATGAGCCGTGACCACACCCGAAGGCAACAGTTTCAAAACCGTGAGCGCTCCGAGGCCTCCCTGCAGTGCAACCATCAGCACCAGAAGGGCGCTAAGAGGCAGCAACCATCCAGGCAGATCACGGCGATACCACCAGACGACCGCCATCTGCACCAGAAGTGCCACGCCTACGACAAAGGCATCGAGACGATGAAACCACTCGAGGAAGACCTGGACGTTCATCTGACGACCAGGCAACAGGCTGCCGTAACAAAGAGGCCAATCAGGACAGGCCAGGCCTGCCTCCATGACCCTCGTCGCTCCTCCGATCACCACCAGAGCCACGAGGGCCACCACGAGATGGGCAGCCAACTGAGCCAGGCGGAGACGAATCGGATTGAGAGACGATGCAGTCAACACAAACTCCTAAATGGAGATGGTTATCCACGGAACGTAGCCGTTTGAATCAGAACGGCACGATGTGTAGCCGAGTGCAACATCTGCAATCTCAGACTTGATGAGACTTTGCTGACAAGAGAGCTCTTTAGCTCAGAAAAGCCGAAGGATTTTCAGGCTTGCTTAACAATCAACGCGTGGTGATTATTAACCAACCTCCATAGCCTGAAGACAAACAGATTGAGGTCCGGGGTGCCCATCCCCTCAGCAATTCTGACGCTGGTCATAGGAATGCTCCTCGTGCTCGGGGGGCTCTGGATTGGCCAGAACATCAACCTTCTTCCAATTGATGCCAGTGCCAATGCGCCGATTTACGACGAGTTGTTTCGTGTTTTGTTCAGCATTGGCACAATCCTTTTTGTAGGAATAGTCGGATTAATTCTTTTCAGCCTTGTGCGTTTTCGTCGCCGTCCAGGACAGCTCGGTGATGGATTGGCGCTTGAGGGCAATCTTCCACTCGAAGTGTTCTGGACTGCTGTTCCGGCAATCGTTGTTCTGTTCGTTGGGCTCTACAGCTACGACATCTACGAACGCATGGGTGGGATGGTCCCACTCGGCCATGGCAACCACGGCACTGAGACCGTGGTTGATCAGCGCATTTGGGGTGGCATCGGCTCGACGCAGGATTCCCAGATAGCCACAACGACAGGCATACCGCCACTGCCCATTGAGGTGACAGCAATGCAGTTTGCATTCCTCTTCCATTACCCCGACGGAGACATCATTTCCGGAGAAATGCATGTGCCTGTCGACCGACCAGTTTCACTACGGATGGAAGCCAAAGATGTGATTCATGCGTTTTGGATTCCTGAATTCCGGCTGAAGCAGGACGTGATCCCCGGTCAGCCGACGGTTCTCGACTTCACCCCAACCCGCACGGGCAGTTACTCGATCGTGTGCGCAGAACTCTGCGGTCCTTATCACGGAGGTATGCGCTCGAGCGTCGTGGTCGACAGCGCCGATGACTTTGACACCTGGCTCCAGTCCAACAGAAAGCTCCCCGCTGCTGAAGCATGACGATTACAGCTCCCCAAAAAACAGCGCCAGCTTCACCCTCACTGCAACCGCAAGGCTGGCTTCGCTATTTGAGCTTCAGCGTCGACCACAAGGTGATCGGCATTCAGTATCTCGTTTGCGGATTTGCCTTCTATCTGATCGGAGGCGCCATGGCGGGCGCGATCAGAACCGAACTGCTGAGTCCGGTTTCAGACTTCATGGCCAGAGATGTTTACAACCAGATCCTCACCCTGCACGGGACAGTGATGATCTTTCTCTGGATCGTTCCAGTGGTCAACGGGGCCTTCGGTAATTACCTGATTCCCTTCTATGTGGGCGCCAGAGATATGGCCTATCCAAGACTGAATGCGGTTGCTTTTTGGCTCATTCCTCCAGCAGGGCTGATGCTTATTAGCAGTTACTTCATCACGGGAGCAGCACAGTCTGGCTGGACAGCGTATCCACCTCTCAGCATCACAACGCCAGCAACTGGTCAAATAATATGGATTCTGAGTGTTCTTCTTCTCGGAGGAAGTTCAATCTTCGGCGGCATTAATTTCATTGCGACGATTCTCAAGCTCCGCCGCCCTGGCTTGAAATTGATGCAGCTTCCGATGTACTGCTGGGCGATGCTTGGCACAAGCATTCTCGTGGTTCTCTCTACTCCAGTTCTGGCGGGAACACTCATTATGCTGAGCTTCGATATTGTTGCTCACACGGGTTTTTTCAATCCAGGCATGGGTGGAAATGTTGTTGTTTACCAACATCTTTTCTGGTTCTATTCTCATCCCGCGGTTTACATCATGGTGCTGCCAGCTTTTGGCTTAGTTAGCGAAATTCTTCCGGTTCACTGCCGTAAACCCCTCTTTGGATACACAACCATGGTGTATTCGATTATGGCCATCGTTGTTCTTGGATTAGTGGTGTGGGCTCATCACATGTTCACCAGTGGCACTCCACCCTGGATGCGTCTGTTCTTCACCATTGCGACAGCTTTCATTGCGGTTCCTACCGGAATCAAATTCTTCAATTGGCTTGCAACGCTTTGGGGAGGCCGAATCAGTCTGAACAGTGCTGTGCTGTTTTCTTGTGGCTTCATTGTGAATTTCGTGCTCGGAGGAATCACTGGTGTGGCCCTCGCACAGGTTCCGTTTGATGTTCATGTTCATGACACCTACTTCGTCGTTGCCCATTTCCACTACATCGTCTACGGGGGGTCGGTGTTTGTGATTTTCGCTTCGGTTTATCACTGGTATCCCAAAATCACCGGACGCATGCTTGATGAGCATCTCGGACGTTTGCATTTCCTGCTGACCTTCGTTGGCTTCAACCTCTGCTTTGCTCCGCAACACTGGCTTGGCCTGAACGGCATGCCTCGCCGGGTGGCCGAATACGACCCGCAGTTTGAGCTCGTCAATCAGATCAGCAGTGCAGGAGCGCTGCTGATGGCCATCAGCACTCTGCCTTTTCTCTGGAATGTGATTGCCAGTGCATTTCACGGAGCCATTGCAGGCGACAACCCATGGCGAGCACTCACTCCTGAGTGGCTGACGTCATCGCCACCACCGGTTGAGAACTGGAAAGGAGATCCCCCTCTTGTCACCCATCCATATGGCTATGGCACCCCGGCAGACGAGATCGATCTGAACTCCGCCAGCGGTAGTGATCTTTGGAGAAGCGGTCAATGACATCACTTACTCCTCAAAACACTCAGCTTGATCACATGGATGATCACGGGGCTGACCACGGGACCGAACATCCGGATCACCGCATGTTCGGACTGGCCACCTTCCTGGTGGCTGACGCCATGACGTTCGCTGGTTTCTTCGCCGCTTATCTCACCTTCAAGGCAGTCAATCCATTAATGCCGGGTGCGATTTATGAGCTCGAACTGCCGCTGCCAACGCTCAACACCATTCTGCTGCTGGTGAGTAGCGCAACCTTTCACCGCGCGGGCGTGAACCTGCGCAGACAGCACAACGAACGCTGCCGCCTCTGGCTGATATTGACCGCAATTCTGGGTCTGGGCTTTCTCGCCAGCCAGATGGTGGAGTACTTCACTTTGCCCTTTGGTCTCGCCGACAATCTCTACGCCAGCACTTTTTATGCCCTCACGGGGTTCCATGGGCTGCACGTGACACTGGGGACACTGATGATCCTGATTGTGTGGTGGCAATGCCGAACACCTTCAGGTCGTATCAGTGCCAGCAATCATTTTCCGCTGGAGGCCGCAGAGCTCTACTGGCATTTCGTGGACGGAATCTGGGTCATTCTCTTTGTGATTCTCTACCTGATCTAACGAGCATCGAGATCGGTTCAATTGACAGAACTTCGACGAAATCCTTGCCCGGGTTGCAGTCTGGAGTCAGAATTGATGTGTCTTTTCCGATAGACATGCTGGTTGGAGATGAATTACTGAACAAGGCGCGAGCTCTCAGCAACCGCCCTGAAGATGAAATCGCCCGGGGCTGCGGTTACGTCGGTCCCAGTGGCCGTCTGATGCGCAAAAGTTTTTACAGAGCTCTGGTGGAAGCCAAGGGGTACAAACTTCCTTCCAGTAACGGCGGTTCAGGAGGAGGTAGCAGAGGACGTCAGGCCGAATTCCGCACACGCGTTCATGGCAACGGCAATCTTCTGATCGGCCATGCCTACACAAAACGCCTTGAGCTTGTTCCAGGCCAGGAATTCAAGATTGAACTGAACAAGGATTCCGGCACGATCACGCTTCTGCCACTCGCTGAATCCACCTGACACCACACGCAGGGCCTCGATCACTCTCAGTGTTCACCCAAGGAGACAACTGTCTGCTGCTCCTTGGGATTCTTTTTTGCAGGCTGTCTCTTTAGGCGACGGCAGGAGGATCCTGGCCGTCATCGATGCTCGAGCTGAACGCGATCAGCTCGATTCCGCTGAACAGGAAGCTAATGCCCACTAGCGTTCCCAGCACCCAGAGCAAACCCCAGAACTTGAGGGTGACGATTAACAGTCCCAGAATGAAAGTGATCACTCCGTTGGCGATGGCCCAGCCAGAGCCGGGCTGACTGCTGTTGGCCAGTCCATTGAAGAAGGCCACGACGCCCTCCACAAGGAAGACGATGCCAATGGCCAAGGCAAACGCAGCAACCTGCTCTGCGGCTTCACCAGGATCGCGAAAGTTACTGATCATCGAACCGCCGGCCACGATGAACAGCGTGGAGACCACCAAACGCCAGAAGCAGATCCAACGGCCCATCCTGCGGGAACGGGCAAGGTTGCTGATCCAGCCGACCACACCGCCAACCAGAAACAGCACCGCAATCACGCCTGTGGTCCAAAACGAAGCAATGACTGGGAAGATCAGGGCCAGGACGCCCAGAATGATGAGAAGAATGCCCTCTGCAATCGAGAAAGCTTTGAAGGTGCCCAGGGATTCGGAGCGGTCCTCGGAATTCATGAACAGTTCAGAGTGAACAACATCCGAAAGGTATTTAGACCTCACAAATCCCGCCA
This window encodes:
- a CDS encoding heme o synthase, coding for MASSATAAASAPLTREQVVPSRKRIKLPPWLEVAKPRLIPLLLATTLGGMALTEGWPLSSPRLVCTLGGGALAAAAAGVLNCLWEQELDGRMQRTSGRALPSGRLSPTAAFAGAVSCTLAAAMLLVSGVNCLAAGLSLLGLCSYVLLYTALLKPRTPQNIVVGGVAGAIPPLVGAAAATGHVGLSGWWLFALVMVWTPAHFWALALLLRDDYRAVGIPMLPVVKGSVVTARAIRRYGWATVLISMLGIWALPEGGLFYGLLVLPFNGRLLQMIGKLAEDPDSTDRAKGLFRWSILYLFGICLLLIISRLSAASLFDLQLRGFLMTLTAGFPGIAS
- a CDS encoding heme A synthase, with the translated sequence MTASSLNPIRLRLAQLAAHLVVALVALVVIGGATRVMEAGLACPDWPLCYGSLLPGRQMNVQVFLEWFHRLDAFVVGVALLVQMAVVWWYRRDLPGWLLPLSALLVLMVALQGGLGALTVLKLLPSGVVTAHLALALTLVITVSGLTQTLLAGPQSVAPPRWWTVFGSLSVLAVSGQCLLGAGMATSWASQRCLEAGQSCQWLHWHRAAATPAALSVLLFVLVALLSGRWGREQWPLLLMAPLLVVTQIGLGVTTLRLGLSQPAVTVAHQLVACLLVAVLAGLTCRRQPPSSNPLPVVLDSSALEACHG
- a CDS encoding cytochrome c oxidase subunit II, giving the protein MPIPSAILTLVIGMLLVLGGLWIGQNINLLPIDASANAPIYDELFRVLFSIGTILFVGIVGLILFSLVRFRRRPGQLGDGLALEGNLPLEVFWTAVPAIVVLFVGLYSYDIYERMGGMVPLGHGNHGTETVVDQRIWGGIGSTQDSQIATTTGIPPLPIEVTAMQFAFLFHYPDGDIISGEMHVPVDRPVSLRMEAKDVIHAFWIPEFRLKQDVIPGQPTVLDFTPTRTGSYSIVCAELCGPYHGGMRSSVVVDSADDFDTWLQSNRKLPAAEA
- the ctaD gene encoding cytochrome c oxidase subunit I codes for the protein MTITAPQKTAPASPSLQPQGWLRYLSFSVDHKVIGIQYLVCGFAFYLIGGAMAGAIRTELLSPVSDFMARDVYNQILTLHGTVMIFLWIVPVVNGAFGNYLIPFYVGARDMAYPRLNAVAFWLIPPAGLMLISSYFITGAAQSGWTAYPPLSITTPATGQIIWILSVLLLGGSSIFGGINFIATILKLRRPGLKLMQLPMYCWAMLGTSILVVLSTPVLAGTLIMLSFDIVAHTGFFNPGMGGNVVVYQHLFWFYSHPAVYIMVLPAFGLVSEILPVHCRKPLFGYTTMVYSIMAIVVLGLVVWAHHMFTSGTPPWMRLFFTIATAFIAVPTGIKFFNWLATLWGGRISLNSAVLFSCGFIVNFVLGGITGVALAQVPFDVHVHDTYFVVAHFHYIVYGGSVFVIFASVYHWYPKITGRMLDEHLGRLHFLLTFVGFNLCFAPQHWLGLNGMPRRVAEYDPQFELVNQISSAGALLMAISTLPFLWNVIASAFHGAIAGDNPWRALTPEWLTSSPPPVENWKGDPPLVTHPYGYGTPADEIDLNSASGSDLWRSGQ
- a CDS encoding cytochrome c oxidase subunit 3 → MTSLTPQNTQLDHMDDHGADHGTEHPDHRMFGLATFLVADAMTFAGFFAAYLTFKAVNPLMPGAIYELELPLPTLNTILLLVSSATFHRAGVNLRRQHNERCRLWLILTAILGLGFLASQMVEYFTLPFGLADNLYASTFYALTGFHGLHVTLGTLMILIVWWQCRTPSGRISASNHFPLEAAELYWHFVDGIWVILFVILYLI
- a CDS encoding AbrB family transcriptional regulator, with translation MLVGDELLNKARALSNRPEDEIARGCGYVGPSGRLMRKSFYRALVEAKGYKLPSSNGGSGGGSRGRQAEFRTRVHGNGNLLIGHAYTKRLELVPGQEFKIELNKDSGTITLLPLAEST
- a CDS encoding HdeD family acid-resistance protein; the protein is MNSEDRSESLGTFKAFSIAEGILLIILGVLALIFPVIASFWTTGVIAVLFLVGGVVGWISNLARSRRMGRWICFWRLVVSTLFIVAGGSMISNFRDPGEAAEQVAAFALAIGIVFLVEGVVAFFNGLANSSQPGSGWAIANGVITFILGLLIVTLKFWGLLWVLGTLVGISFLFSGIELIAFSSSIDDGQDPPAVA